A window of Longispora fulva contains these coding sequences:
- a CDS encoding organic hydroperoxide resistance protein yields the protein MKVLYTTEAVSTGGRDGQVRTADGLLDTQVATPKELGGPGGATNPEQLFAAGYAACFHSALRLVAGKAGVAIDGSTVAAEVGLGANGAGGFGLTVALTTSLPGVPAEQAEKLVAKAHEVCPYSNATRGNIDVAIALA from the coding sequence GTGAAGGTTCTCTACACCACCGAGGCAGTCTCCACCGGCGGCCGCGACGGCCAGGTCCGCACGGCCGACGGTCTGCTCGACACCCAGGTCGCGACCCCGAAGGAGCTCGGCGGCCCCGGCGGAGCGACCAACCCGGAGCAGCTGTTCGCCGCCGGCTACGCCGCGTGCTTCCACTCGGCGCTGCGGCTCGTCGCCGGCAAGGCCGGCGTCGCGATCGACGGCTCGACCGTGGCGGCGGAGGTCGGCCTCGGCGCGAACGGCGCCGGCGGTTTCGGGCTGACCGTGGCGCTCACCACGAGCCTGCCGGGCGTGCCGGCCGAGCAGGCCGAGAAGCTGGTCGCCAAGGCGCACGAGGTGTGCCCGTACTCGAACGCGACCCGGGGCAACATCGACGTCGCGATCGCCCTGGCGTAA